In Desulfuribacillus alkaliarsenatis, the following proteins share a genomic window:
- a CDS encoding YqhG family protein: MTFSTDHFVKRYFEAVKSEILSDKNDAIFSVKVPIDVDKELTHRPYYWMYLESLGKEPVPSIMNFAFDPSVEPPEDVDCELITMGSIRFHNILNSARRRGKIGRLYQYFPPRSRLSRSSLRPYLLINMRVSLIADKTQDHLYSLGINLQTGQLYRNFYNNVTMFPLTEVKPHDSLLGEATISLKQAIAKMEEDLCQYVTETDNKWAQQARITLDEEVKQIESYYKAQIEEKEQLLQLGTQKVASDTEFNQIDYKQMILGEIGYLEYEKKQRIDEVHWQFSPRVEISPYSMVMVYMV, encoded by the coding sequence TTGACATTTTCAACTGATCATTTCGTCAAACGTTATTTTGAAGCCGTTAAATCAGAAATCCTCAGCGATAAAAACGATGCTATATTTTCCGTAAAAGTACCTATCGACGTAGATAAAGAGTTAACTCACCGCCCATATTATTGGATGTATCTAGAGTCGCTAGGCAAAGAGCCTGTGCCGTCTATTATGAATTTTGCCTTTGACCCAAGTGTCGAACCACCTGAAGATGTTGACTGTGAGCTTATTACTATGGGTTCCATTCGCTTTCATAACATATTAAATTCAGCCCGTAGGAGAGGGAAAATTGGTAGGCTATATCAGTATTTTCCTCCCCGTTCTAGGTTAAGTCGCTCTAGCCTACGACCTTATCTACTAATAAACATGAGGGTCTCATTAATAGCAGATAAAACCCAGGATCACTTATACTCGCTAGGCATAAACCTACAGACTGGACAGCTATATAGAAACTTTTATAACAATGTAACTATGTTCCCATTAACTGAAGTTAAACCCCACGACAGCTTACTGGGAGAAGCTACAATTAGTCTCAAGCAAGCTATTGCTAAAATGGAGGAAGACCTTTGTCAATACGTGACGGAGACTGATAATAAATGGGCCCAGCAGGCAAGGATTACATTAGATGAAGAAGTTAAACAAATTGAGTCTTACTATAAAGCGCAAATTGAAGAAAAAGAGCAGCTGTTACAGCTTGGAACGCAGAAAGTAGCATCTGACACTGAATTTAATCAAATAGATTACAAACAAATGATTCTCGGAGAAATCGGATACTTAGAATACGAAAAAAAACAACGTATCGACGAGGTCCACTGGCAGTTCAGTCCACGGGTAGAAATTAGTCCCTATTCTATGGTTATGGTTTATATGGTATAA